One Gemmatimonadaceae bacterium genomic window, GCGTCCAGTTGAAATTCGGCGTCATCGAAGCGAGCTGCGACGCGGTGCGGTAGTTGTAGTTGGCTTCAGGGTCGCGGAGCTCTACGCGTGTACGAGCCGAAGCCGCCAGCGCCGTCTCGAACGCCATCACGCGCTTTGCATCGGAAGCCGCCGCCGTGGGCGAGCCGCCGCCGAGCTCGAGCATTCGCTGAATGTGAGCGACGTAGTCCCGTCTGATCGCCTGCGACGACGAGTCGCCCTTGAAGTAGTAGTCGCGATCCGGAAGGCCGAGGCCGCCCTGGGAAGCGCGGCCAATGACCGACGCGCTGTTCTTGGCATCCTGCGTCGAGCCAAAGCGGAAGAGGACCGGAACGCCTTCGCCCCGCGGCGTCGCGATCTCCCGCTGCAGCGTCGCGATCTCCCGCTGCAGCGCCATGCGGTCCTCGATCGCCGCGATCCGGTTCAGCCGCAGCTGAACGGGTGCCGCGCCCTGACGTTCCGCCGCAGCGGAATCCATGCAATTGCTGTAGTACGTGCCGAGCATGCGATAGGCACTGGCCTCCTTTGCGTCGGTGCTGGCCGCGGCCGACTGGAGTATCGAGGTAAGCGCTGCCTGGTTCTGCTCGCCCAGCTCGTCGAAGCTGCCCCAGCGCGAATAGGCCGCCGGCAGCGGATTGTTGCGAAGCCATCCGCCGTTTGCGAACTGGTAGAAATCCACGCACGCGTTGGCCGTCCGGTCCGCGTTCGCCGGATCGATTGGGACGGTTTGCCGATAGGTCCCCTGCGCGCCGGCGCCGGCCGCGAACAGGGTCATTGCGAAAAAGGCAGACATCCGTGAGCTACGTCGCATCCCGGTCACTCCGATCAAGTGGTATAGCGCTTTCCCTCCCGTTTCTTCCTGCGCTTCGGCGGAAGCATGATACTCCCCCTGCACTTCTCCGAGCCGCAGTGACACACGTAGAACTTCTCCAGCTCTTTAATGTTGTCGCCTGTACGCTCGTACTGATAGTCGTAGGCAAGCTCCACGCCGGGCTGGATGTTCTTCAGGGCGTATATCCAGATGCGATCTCCCTCGATGATTGCCTCGCAGTTCGGGTCGCAGGAGTGGTTGATCAGACGCGCCGTGTTCGTGCGGACGTCGCCGTCCAGGCACGTCTCGTCGTCGAGCGTGAAGAGGAACGTATGGTGCCGCGTCATGTTCTCTTCGTCGTACCGCCGGTCGGCCTCGTCGTTGGAAACCTTCTCTCCGGTATACTCGATGATTCTCTGACCGGGACGTATTCGCCGCCTCGCGAAGACTCCGCGACCCTGAATTCCTGACTTGCGAACCTCGTGGAGGTCGTTGCCGCGAGAGGCGCGGCGACTGATGCCGTTCTGCTTCACTCCATAGCCGAAAGAATCGTTCCCCGGCACTCGCCGAATCCGATGCGAGGCCTGCCGGGAGCTTCGAGGTATCCATTCATGATGACTTCGTCGCCGTCCTGAAGGAAGCGCCGCTCCTCACCGGTCGGCAGCACGAAAGGCCGAGTGCCGCGCCATGTGAGCTCGAGCATGCATCCCAGCGCATCCGGCGAGTCACCCGACACCGTGCCGCTGGCGAGGAGATCACCCGGCCGCATGGCGCAGCCGTTGCTCGCGTGATGAGTGAGCATCTGCGCGACCGTCCAGTACATCCCGTTGAAAGGGGCCCTGCTCAGGCGCGTCGGCGCGATGCCCTCCTGTCGCATCCGGGCGGAAGACAGATGCACCTCGAGGATCGCCGAGATTCCCCCGCGCGCCTCGTCAGTGCTCGACCGCAGATAACCGAGCGGCCTGGGATCGCCCTCCGGCCTGCTCGCCGCGGGAACGCGGTATGGCTCCACGGCCTCCGATGTAACTATCCACGGCGAGACCGTCGTCGCGAAGTTCTTCGCCAGGAACGGTCCGAGCGGCTGATACTCCCACGCCTGGATGTCGCGCGCCGACCAGTCGTTCACGAGGCAGAATCCAAAGATGTGCGAAGGTGCGTCGTTCAGAGCGATCGTCTCGCCGAGCCGCGTTCCGCGCCCGACGAAGAACCCCAGCTCGGACTCGTAGTCAAGCATGAGCGATGGCCCGAAGCTCGGCCCAGCCGCATCAGCGGCCTTCGTCTGGCCAAGCGGCCGTCGAACGGGCCCTCCGCTCGGAACGATGGATGACGCGCGACCGTGATACCCGATCGGCACGTGCTTGTAGTTGGGGAGCAGCGGGTTGTCCGGCCGGAACATGCTCCCGACGTTGGTCGCGTGATGCACCGACGCGTAGAAATCGGTGTAATCGCCGATTTCCGCCGGAAGCCTCATCGTGACGTCGTCCATCGAGGGCAGGATGTCGCCGCGCATCGCTTGCGCCTTCGTCGCGCTCTGCCCGCTCTTGCGCAACACGCCGCTGAACTCGGCGCGCAGAGCCGATAGCTGAGCGGGGTCGAGCGCCATCAGCGTATTGAGAGACGGCTCGTCGCACGCCCGCGCCGCTTCGGAGTCCTCGATCAGCTCCGCCTGAACGCAGGCCGTGACGTCCAGCACGCGGTCGCCGATGGCGACTCCGACGCGCGGCGGTGACTGGCCGCTGGCTTCGACGAAAACGCCGAACGGAAGGTTCTGGATCGGGAAGTCGGCGAGCTGGTCGTTCGCCGACTTTACCCAGCTCCGCAGCGATGGATCGTGCGTGTCGTTCATCAGGGCGTCACAGGAGATCGAGCCGAGCCGCCTCGGCGACGGGCTCGGTGAAAGAGCACGAGCCGAAAGAGAGCGCGAAGCCATGGCGCGCGGATGCAAGCTGCGCGGACGAGAGCGCCGTACCGCGCCACCGGACGCCGCTTTCATCGAACTGGAAGGCGGCGGGGTCGGTTTCCTCGAGAATGGCGAGGACGGAATCTTCACTCATGCCCAACCGCGCGAACGCCGCGGCGACGAAGACGTTGAGATAGCCGTACATCAGGTCGGCGGGTGCGTGGGCTTCGTAGGTGAGCGGATACATAGCGCGAATTGCGTGATGCAACCCCGCAGTCGCCTTGAAGGGCACATCGTGGCGACTGCACGCAACGATGAAACCCAACACGTCAGGCGCCGCGGGAATCGCACCCGCGACGACGCCGCCGGTCCGGATCTTCGCCGCGGCGCGCGTTCCGGACAGCGCCGATATGAGCGGCTCGGGATCCGGCGAGGCCGGAATCTCGAGGAAGAGCTGAAATGATTCCGGGAAGATTCCGAGTGCGCGCTCGATGTCTTCGACGGACCGGACGGGGACTTCAATGGCGTCGCACACAGCGTGGCCAGCGGGCGATTTATTCCCGTGCCCGCGGTTGAAGTGGAGTACTTTCTCCTTTACCTGCTCCATGTCCGACGCGCCGATGACGCTCAGTCTCCACGGCTGCGAGGCGGCGCCGCGTGGCAGCACGGCCGCCGCACTTTCGGCGAACTCGTCGAGTCGGGCGGCTGGGAGGACGAACCGGCCCAGAAGATCGCGCTCCCTCCATCGCCGATAATCCGCGTACGCCCGAACCGCGGCATCCATCTCCAGCGACGCCGGGGGAAACAAGCCGGCGTAGTCTATCAGGCCGGCAAGGAATGCGCGCGCGGATGTCATTGCCGCAAATCTACCCGGGCCACGCTCCTTACAGAACCGGAAATGTGAGATCGCTAGAGCGTCCGCTTCACCACTCCGCACGCTATGCGCGCCCCGCTGTTTCCCGACGGCTGGGATATCTGATCGTCCGCCGCCGCGTGGACGACGATGGAGCTTCCATCCGAGTCGAACAGAGTCGTCGAGCCATCGGTAAGCGAGATGCGATCGGTCGTGAAGCTGGCTCGACCGAGTCCGTCCGAGCCCACCGTGAAGTTGGGCGCATCACCCGCGTGCGGTCCCGCCGGATTGTCGAGCCCATGCTGCCGTCCCAGCGGATTGTAGTGCGCGCCGGCAGACGCGAACGCGCCGGATGGATCGCAGGTGCCGACTGCGTGGAAATGGATTCCGTGCGGTCCGGGGGGAAGGCCGCTCAGCTGGACGTTGACGTGAACGACCTTGTCCAAGTCCTGCCACATCTCGGCGGTGCCGCGCTGTGCGCCAGTGGCATCCGAGATCGTCGCGTAAGCCACGGCGACGCGATTGAGAGGCGTCGGCGCGGACGCGCAACCGGCAAGCACGGCAGCAGCCACTGCCACGGGAATCATTCGAGCGATGGTACGTTGCATGGGGGCCTCGGCGGTGGATTCGATGCAGTGGCGGAAGCTAGCCGCCACTACCCAACGGGCAAGGATCGTGCGCCTAACGCGGCGGGATCCCGATGGCAGCCATCCACTCCGCGAGCCCCGGATAACGCGGCTCGACCTGCGCCAGGCGGACGGCCAGAGATCGAGCGCGCTCGATGTCCCGCGTCACCGCGTACGCCAGCGAAAGCTGATACAGCGCGGCGGGCATGTCCGGACTGAGCTGCAGCGACTGCTCGAGAAGCGCGATGGCCCGAGGCGCATTCTTCTCCTGCATCGCGACCACCCCGAGCGTGTAGGCCGTGAACGCCGTCGGCTTGATCCAATAAGCACGCTCGAGATACGGGCGCGCGCGCTCGGGCTGACTCGCCGAGAGCAACGCCCGCCCGGCCAGACGCCACGCCACCTCGATCCCCGGCTCGTCGCGGATCAATCCCTCGTACTCCGCCACCGCGCGGTCGGGATCGCCTGCCTCGACATAACGCTGGGCCAGCATCGATTTTGCCTGCGCCCACGGCATGCCGCCGCGCGACACCGTGAACGCGAGACTGTCGAGGAAATCCGTCGGACGATACGTGCCACGATAGTCAAGCTGGCGTGATACGGGAAGAAATGGCCAGCGCGTAGTCACAGTCCTGATCGTGTGATAGGCAACGCGCTGGTCCAGCTCGGTAAGCCGCATCCGCGCCGAATATGTCTCCCAGCCAGCGAACCGTCCCATGTCGGCGCGTCTCCCGAGAAATCCACCGCGTTGAAGCGCGTCGAAATACATCCGGGCGATGAGCACATAGCCGCGCTGACTTGGATGCACGTGCTCGAGAAAAATGTCCGAACCGGGAATACGATAGGCGGATGCGGCAGCCACTCCCTCGGCAACGGGCACGTAAACCGCGCCAGTCTCGCGTGCGACCTGCTGCACGATGCCCTGGAATACGGAGGGCGCGCGAAAGCGGATGACGTCGAGGTCGCGGGCGCGCCCGAACTCGGTTGCCGCACCAATGCTGTCGCCGGCGGCAAGCATCGCTTTCGCGGAATCGAAGACGAATGTCGCCGAGCTGTCGGGCGGGACCGCCACAGTACCGAACGGGGGCAGGTCTCTCAGGTTGCTCGGCGTGCTGCCAACGAACACGGCGATGCCGGCGCGCCGAAACGCGCCGATGGCGACACGCAGGTTGCTCTCGTACTGTCGCAGCCCGCGCTCGTAGGTCTTCCCGCCGAGGACGATGCGCTGGTCGCCGACAACGCTTTCCATGCGCGTTGCGTCGGCTTCGATCTCACGCGTCGAACGGCCTCCGCGCACTGCAGCGAGCGTCCTGTTCGTCGCGTTGCGTAGCAGCAGAAAAGTCTTGAGCCGTTGAAGCCGGAGATAGAGCCGGACGAATCCGGGGAACGATCCGAGACTCTCCGTCGAGCCTGCCCCAAGCGCGCCGTAGTACTCGTTGTGGCCGCCGTAGATGATCACCGCATCGGGCTTCTGGGCGATCACTTCGCCGGCCAGGTCAACGATCGTGTAACTGTTCGTCGCGGCCATGCCCATGTTGACGACTTCGACGGTATCGTTCGGAAGCACGTCGGTGAGTGCATCGCGCAGCACACGCGCGAATGTTCCGTTCGAAGGATACGGGAAGCCCGCGGCCGAGGATTCTCCGAGCACGAACAGGCGCATCGAATGCGCCGGCTTCTGTACGAGGAATGGATCTCCGGGGGGCGAGGGAGGATATTGCTCCTGCGGGAAGTAGCGCTTTCCGACCCGTTCGCCCGGCACTTTGTACCGCCCCTGAAGAACGGCCGGCGTGTCGAACGCCGCCATGTCGCCGCCGTAGTTGCCGAGACGCAGTCCAATCTCGAGCGCGGCGACGAGCAGGAAGGGCAGCGAAAGCGTTATGGCGAGAAACACCGCCGCCTTCGCGGGTGGCAGTGGTGCACGCGGACCCGCACCGCGCGAGGGGTTCGCTTCCGCATCCCGCTTCCTCTTTTCGTCGCGATACCGGTCCCCGGCCGGCCCCTTACCCGGCTTTCGGGCCATCCTAGAAAATCGTGTAGATGAAGGGAGCGAGCGCAGACCCCTGCGCGAACACGAGCAGTCCGCCGACGAGCAGCATGACGACGAGTATCGGCAGCAGCCACAGCTTCTTGCGCTCCTTCATGAACGCCCACAACTCACCGAGGAGCCCCAGGAATCCCATCGCTTCAATCTCCTAGAATTGTCTTTCCATGCGGCGCCGCCTGTCGGTCGGCGCCATGGGCGGCCGCGCAATCCAGTAGCTGCCATCGTCCGGCTTGTGCACCAGCGGATTGCTTCCGAACGCGCGGCGGAAAAATCCGACCGGTGTCAGTACCACAAAGTACACGATGCCCATGAAGATCGGCGTCGTCACTTTCGAGAGGGCGCGGGCGAGCGCCATCCAGCCGCGCTCGATGGAGCCGAGGCGCGATGGAGCCACGATCGCGGCGGCTCCGAGAACAGCGGCCAGCGCGCCAAGCGCGACCGGCACCCACTCGCGCCCGCGCCACCATGAGATGGTAGCGAGCACCGCGAACGCGGCAGCAAGCGTCAGCGCGAAGCGCCTTCCCTTCGCTGAATCGTACGGCAAACCGTTTTCGCTCATCGCCATCAGTCGAAGGGAATGGTGTTCTGCCATGCATCCTCGTCGAACCTCGGCTGCGCGGTCCTGGCGAGAATGAACGAGCCGATCACGAGATAGTCGAGATGCGTGCGCATGAAGCACCGATAGGCATCGCCTGGCGTGCAGACGATCGGCTCGCCTCTCACGTTGAACGACGTGTTGACGAGCAGCGGACATCCGGTAATACGGTCGAACTCGGTGAGCAGCGCGTGATACAACGGAGACCGGTTGCCGCTCACCGTCTGGATACGCGCCGAATAATCGAGATGTGTCACCGCCGGAATGTCGGAGCGCGGAATGTTCAGCAGATCAATTCCCCACCGATTGGTTCCCTCGGGAAGCGGCAGCCGCCGTTCGCCTTTCACCGGCGCCACGATGAGCATGTAGGGAGATTCGCCATCAAGATCGAAGTATTCGGACGCGCGCTCCTCGAGCACGCTTGGCGCGAACGGCCTGAAGCCTTCGCGGAACTTGATCTTCAGATTGATTAGCGCCTGCATGCGCGCGCTGCGTGGGTCGGCGAGAATGCTGCGCCCTCCGAGGGCTCGCGGACCGAATTCCATCCGCCCCTGGAACCAGCCGACAACCTGCTCTTCAGCGAGCACGCATGCGGTGCGCTCGAGAAGCGCGCGCTCATCATACTTCTCGAAGACGGCGCCGCACTCCGCGAGCTCCGCCTCGATCTCGGCGTCCGTGAATTCAGGGCCGAGCTGTG contains:
- a CDS encoding SET domain-containing protein-lysine N-methyltransferase; its protein translation is MPGNDSFGYGVKQNGISRRASRGNDLHEVRKSGIQGRGVFARRRIRPGQRIIEYTGEKVSNDEADRRYDEENMTRHHTFLFTLDDETCLDGDVRTNTARLINHSCDPNCEAIIEGDRIWIYALKNIQPGVELAYDYQYERTGDNIKELEKFYVCHCGSEKCRGSIMLPPKRRKKREGKRYTT
- the fahA gene encoding fumarylacetoacetase, which codes for MNDTHDPSLRSWVKSANDQLADFPIQNLPFGVFVEASGQSPPRVGVAIGDRVLDVTACVQAELIEDSEAARACDEPSLNTLMALDPAQLSALRAEFSGVLRKSGQSATKAQAMRGDILPSMDDVTMRLPAEIGDYTDFYASVHHATNVGSMFRPDNPLLPNYKHVPIGYHGRASSIVPSGGPVRRPLGQTKAADAAGPSFGPSLMLDYESELGFFVGRGTRLGETIALNDAPSHIFGFCLVNDWSARDIQAWEYQPLGPFLAKNFATTVSPWIVTSEAVEPYRVPAASRPEGDPRPLGYLRSSTDEARGGISAILEVHLSSARMRQEGIAPTRLSRAPFNGMYWTVAQMLTHHASNGCAMRPGDLLASGTVSGDSPDALGCMLELTWRGTRPFVLPTGEERRFLQDGDEVIMNGYLEAPGRPRIGFGECRGTILSAME
- a CDS encoding superoxide dismutase family protein, producing MIPVAVAAAVLAGCASAPTPLNRVAVAYATISDATGAQRGTAEMWQDLDKVVHVNVQLSGLPPGPHGIHFHAVGTCDPSGAFASAGAHYNPLGRQHGLDNPAGPHAGDAPNFTVGSDGLGRASFTTDRISLTDGSTTLFDSDGSSIVVHAAADDQISQPSGNSGARIACGVVKRTL
- a CDS encoding tetratricopeptide repeat protein, whose translation is MARKPGKGPAGDRYRDEKRKRDAEANPSRGAGPRAPLPPAKAAVFLAITLSLPFLLVAALEIGLRLGNYGGDMAAFDTPAVLQGRYKVPGERVGKRYFPQEQYPPSPPGDPFLVQKPAHSMRLFVLGESSAAGFPYPSNGTFARVLRDALTDVLPNDTVEVVNMGMAATNSYTIVDLAGEVIAQKPDAVIIYGGHNEYYGALGAGSTESLGSFPGFVRLYLRLQRLKTFLLLRNATNRTLAAVRGGRSTREIEADATRMESVVGDQRIVLGGKTYERGLRQYESNLRVAIGAFRRAGIAVFVGSTPSNLRDLPPFGTVAVPPDSSATFVFDSAKAMLAAGDSIGAATEFGRARDLDVIRFRAPSVFQGIVQQVARETGAVYVPVAEGVAAASAYRIPGSDIFLEHVHPSQRGYVLIARMYFDALQRGGFLGRRADMGRFAGWETYSARMRLTELDQRVAYHTIRTVTTRWPFLPVSRQLDYRGTYRPTDFLDSLAFTVSRGGMPWAQAKSMLAQRYVEAGDPDRAVAEYEGLIRDEPGIEVAWRLAGRALLSASQPERARPYLERAYWIKPTAFTAYTLGVVAMQEKNAPRAIALLEQSLQLSPDMPAALYQLSLAYAVTRDIERARSLAVRLAQVEPRYPGLAEWMAAIGIPPR
- a CDS encoding DUF5989 family protein, whose product is MGFLGLLGELWAFMKERKKLWLLPILVVMLLVGGLLVFAQGSALAPFIYTIF
- a CDS encoding SxtJ family membrane protein yields the protein MAMSENGLPYDSAKGRRFALTLAAAFAVLATISWWRGREWVPVALGALAAVLGAAAIVAPSRLGSIERGWMALARALSKVTTPIFMGIVYFVVLTPVGFFRRAFGSNPLVHKPDDGSYWIARPPMAPTDRRRRMERQF